The following coding sequences lie in one Alloacidobacterium dinghuense genomic window:
- a CDS encoding flagellar motor protein MotB encodes MRRRKDKHHANHERWLVSYADFITLLFAFFVVMYATSKADQRKQAEAAAAINSAFQSLGLFQSATPTKQLQGATDAGSAPAATQDETVTPMNVVMGDQMLASPQVQEDFERIKRHLEGLLSNQIARHVVALRIGREGLIISLREAGFFDSGSAVPHPSSLATLGQIAEALRTTPYDIRIEGHTDNVPIHTDLFDSNWELSTARATHLARIFIVGHQFAPARLSASGYAEYHPTASNETADGRAQNRRVDIIVLPRVTTPASPAVHVPAAKPAAIAAAIPAPTATAEATARPLP; translated from the coding sequence ATGAGACGGCGCAAGGATAAGCATCATGCAAACCACGAGCGCTGGCTCGTCTCCTATGCCGACTTTATCACCCTGCTTTTTGCCTTTTTCGTCGTGATGTACGCAACATCCAAGGCCGACCAGAGAAAACAGGCCGAAGCTGCTGCCGCAATCAACTCGGCTTTCCAATCATTGGGGCTTTTTCAGTCCGCCACTCCGACAAAGCAACTCCAGGGTGCAACGGATGCCGGGTCAGCGCCCGCCGCAACGCAGGATGAAACTGTAACGCCAATGAACGTTGTCATGGGCGATCAGATGCTCGCTTCTCCTCAGGTGCAGGAGGACTTTGAACGCATTAAGCGACATCTCGAAGGGCTTCTTTCGAACCAGATTGCCCGGCACGTCGTTGCTCTGCGCATTGGCCGCGAAGGATTGATCATCTCCTTGCGCGAGGCCGGCTTTTTTGACAGCGGCTCCGCGGTACCGCATCCATCGTCGCTTGCAACGCTTGGTCAGATTGCTGAGGCCCTGCGAACCACCCCTTACGATATTCGCATAGAGGGGCATACGGATAACGTGCCTATCCACACCGACTTGTTTGATTCCAACTGGGAGCTCTCGACGGCTCGAGCGACGCACCTGGCACGCATCTTTATCGTAGGCCATCAATTTGCGCCAGCACGGCTATCCGCGTCTGGCTATGCGGAATACCACCCAACGGCATCCAATGAAACGGCCGATGGGCGGGCACAGAACAGGCGAGTCGACATTATCGTGCTGCCTCGTGTAACAACCCCAGCGTCACCTGCGGTCCATGTTCCAGCTGCGAAACCAGCGGCGATTGCCGCAGCGATTCCTGCCCCAACCGCAACCGCTGAGGCAACAGCTAGACCACTCCCATAA
- a CDS encoding ATP-binding protein gives MQKYNSRAVTTILSYAVSTALAFVLVVIFRRVVHVNATTVALSFLVLVLIVATRWRLAHSVYLSILCTLLYNFFFLPPVGTLTIADPQNWVTLSVFLGTSVLVSQLSERERKQRELSEQRRGEVERLYEFSQQLLLLEDLRDLARTTPSIAAKIFGLRAVALYVTGQNATYYSDPRNELLPAIDLKQVAQSSEPRVRKVEGAFALPLVFGMQSAGALAIVDGAYSHEMYEAISGLVAIALERAAALERTSHMEATREGERLRSALLDSVTHELRTPLTAIRAAATTLIGHPTLPEAERNEMYAVVDEESMRLDRLIGEALEMAQLDSAGLHVRPRLENVRELIDIVLLEEQTRLRGRVIEVSVPESLPRVPMDHELVRRVLRHLIENALKYSPAKSSVEISAEVMNERLLVHIADHGMGIDRSEQPFIFDKFFRGSNQRDRVEGSGMGLAIAKAILTAHGGGIEVKSERGSGAVFTFWLPLSGLS, from the coding sequence ATGCAAAAGTACAACAGTCGTGCGGTAACGACGATACTCAGTTATGCGGTATCAACAGCGCTCGCCTTTGTGTTAGTGGTCATATTCCGTCGCGTGGTTCACGTGAATGCCACAACAGTAGCATTGAGCTTCTTGGTACTTGTCCTGATTGTGGCTACGCGATGGCGGCTCGCCCATTCTGTTTATCTTTCGATTTTGTGCACTTTACTTTATAACTTCTTCTTTCTACCCCCGGTAGGAACACTTACCATCGCGGATCCGCAGAATTGGGTGACACTTTCAGTGTTTCTTGGCACCAGCGTACTGGTCAGCCAGCTTTCAGAAAGGGAGCGCAAGCAAAGAGAGCTCTCGGAGCAACGACGGGGGGAAGTGGAGCGGCTGTACGAATTCAGCCAGCAACTTCTACTGCTCGAGGACTTGCGCGATCTCGCGCGGACCACCCCATCCATAGCTGCGAAGATTTTTGGCTTACGTGCTGTCGCGCTCTACGTGACCGGCCAGAACGCCACCTATTACTCAGATCCCAGGAATGAGCTTCTTCCCGCAATTGATCTAAAGCAGGTTGCTCAAAGCTCAGAGCCCCGTGTTCGCAAGGTCGAAGGCGCCTTTGCTCTACCCCTCGTATTCGGTATGCAATCAGCCGGAGCCCTGGCCATCGTAGATGGCGCGTATTCACACGAGATGTATGAAGCGATCAGCGGGCTGGTTGCTATTGCGCTGGAGCGCGCCGCAGCCCTGGAGCGCACAAGCCACATGGAGGCAACGCGCGAAGGAGAGCGCCTGCGCAGCGCGCTTCTTGATTCTGTAACTCACGAGTTGCGAACTCCCCTCACGGCGATTCGTGCAGCAGCAACGACGTTGATTGGTCATCCAACTCTTCCAGAAGCTGAACGAAATGAGATGTACGCCGTGGTAGATGAGGAGAGTATGCGCCTGGACCGATTGATCGGCGAAGCTCTGGAAATGGCTCAACTGGATTCGGCTGGTTTGCACGTTCGTCCGCGGCTGGAGAATGTCCGCGAACTGATCGATATCGTGCTGCTGGAAGAACAGACGCGTCTCCGCGGGCGTGTGATTGAAGTAAGTGTTCCAGAATCTCTCCCGCGTGTTCCTATGGATCATGAGTTAGTTCGTCGCGTGCTGCGGCATTTGATCGAGAACGCGCTGAAGTATTCGCCGGCAAAATCTTCGGTTGAAATTTCAGCAGAAGTAATGAATGAACGTTTGCTTGTTCACATCGCCGATCATGGAATGGGAATCGATCGATCGGAACAGCCGTTCATCTTCGACAAGTTTTTTCGCGGCAGCAATCAGCGTGATCGCGTAGAGGGAAGTGGCATGGGGCTAGCCATCGCGAAGGCTATTCTTACGGCGCATGGTGGCGGCATTGAAGTAAAGAGCGAACGGGGCAGTGGGGCGGTGTTCACTTTTTGGCTGCCTCTCTCCGGTCTTTCTTAG
- a CDS encoding response regulator transcription factor: protein MAERVLVVDDEMQITRVLRAALSAQGYDVRTANEPEEALRLVEDWMPDLIITDLMMPGMTGVELARVVRAKSDIPILVLSVRDQERTKIEALDAGADDYVTKPFSTQELLARVRAHLRRAPERNTDVAIEVGDFVVDTAAHSVTVSGRPIHLTPKEFDLLLHFARNAGKVITHRALLTAVWGAQSAQQPEYLRVFVGQLRKKLQGETAKEYIQTEPWVGYRFLPEGAPE from the coding sequence ATGGCCGAACGAGTTTTGGTAGTTGACGATGAAATGCAGATTACGCGCGTTCTGCGAGCCGCGCTTTCCGCTCAGGGTTACGATGTGCGCACAGCAAATGAGCCGGAAGAAGCCCTTCGACTAGTAGAGGACTGGATGCCGGACCTCATCATCACCGACCTGATGATGCCGGGTATGACCGGTGTCGAGTTAGCCCGAGTTGTGCGCGCAAAAAGTGATATTCCGATCCTCGTGCTCTCCGTCCGCGATCAGGAGCGCACGAAAATCGAAGCGCTGGATGCGGGCGCCGATGACTATGTGACGAAACCATTCAGTACGCAGGAGCTGCTGGCGCGTGTACGAGCGCACTTGCGGCGTGCTCCGGAGCGCAACACCGACGTCGCGATAGAGGTCGGCGATTTCGTCGTCGATACCGCAGCCCACAGCGTGACAGTAAGCGGACGTCCAATCCATCTCACTCCAAAGGAATTCGACCTGCTTCTTCACTTCGCGCGCAACGCGGGAAAAGTAATTACGCATCGCGCCCTGCTGACTGCCGTCTGGGGTGCACAGTCGGCTCAACAGCCGGAATACCTGCGCGTCTTTGTGGGTCAGCTGCGAAAGAAATTACAGGGCGAAACGGCGAAAGAATACATTCAGACCGAACCGTGGGTTGGCTATCGTTTCCTTCCTGAAGGCGCGCCAGAATAG
- a CDS encoding flagellin, producing MSLGVLNNISAIYAENNLNQTQAGLQNTLTQLSSGSRINSGADDAAGLSLANGLGANSAALTQSSTNAAEGVGLLQVADGALSQVTNLLNRAVTLATEASNGTLNAAQDSAANSEFQSILDEISNIGSTTTYNGQQVFGSAAGFQIFTGDGTKGGGFADTITLAALSSATVGDSTGSAGLTYTSGAGAATSTLTYAPVAANSVNLGADNLTSAANAQTALNDVYKSVQDVAAERGYTGAQINTLNAVSNVESTEQENVVSAQNSIQATDYASATSNLSKYEILSQTGISALAQANSTEQLVTKLLQ from the coding sequence ATGTCATTGGGTGTCCTGAATAACATCTCCGCGATCTACGCGGAGAACAATCTGAACCAGACGCAGGCCGGACTGCAGAACACGCTGACGCAGCTTTCGTCCGGTTCGCGCATCAACTCGGGCGCGGACGATGCAGCCGGCCTTTCGCTCGCGAACGGCCTCGGCGCCAACTCCGCCGCCCTCACGCAGTCCTCCACCAACGCCGCTGAAGGCGTCGGCCTTTTGCAAGTCGCAGACGGCGCGCTTTCGCAGGTAACGAACCTGTTGAACCGCGCAGTTACGCTGGCAACTGAAGCGTCGAACGGCACTCTGAACGCAGCGCAGGACAGCGCCGCCAACTCTGAATTTCAGTCGATTCTGGATGAAATCAGCAACATCGGCAGCACAACCACCTACAACGGGCAGCAGGTCTTCGGCAGCGCCGCCGGCTTCCAGATCTTTACCGGAGACGGAACAAAGGGCGGTGGCTTTGCTGACACGATTACCCTGGCCGCTCTTTCCAGCGCGACAGTCGGTGACAGCACCGGTTCCGCCGGCCTTACCTATACCTCTGGCGCTGGCGCAGCAACGTCAACCCTTACCTACGCACCGGTTGCGGCCAACAGCGTCAACCTGGGCGCGGATAATCTGACTTCCGCGGCCAATGCTCAAACTGCACTGAACGATGTTTACAAGTCTGTGCAGGATGTGGCGGCGGAACGCGGTTACACCGGCGCTCAGATCAACACGCTGAACGCAGTCAGCAACGTCGAAAGCACCGAGCAGGAGAACGTGGTTTCGGCACAGAACTCCATCCAGGCGACCGATTACGCTTCGGCCACCTCGAACCTCTCGAAGTACGAAATTCTGAGCCAGACGGGCATCAGCGCTCTGGCCCAGGCCAACAGCACCGAGCAGTTGGTCACCAAGCTGCTTCAGTAG
- a CDS encoding flagellar motor protein, translated as MDKSSFGGVALAFAGIIAGLLIEGGRVGQILQPTAAMIVLGGTLGAVMLQFPLTTIGAAFKRLASVFFTRKVDNDATVKLLLSFANKARRSGIVSLDQDLPTISDTFLKQALTLAVDGTEPAELRKIMELQIDNHAAREEAIPSVFESAGGFAPTIGIIGAVMGLIQVMQHLDHIDEVGRGIAVAFVATIYGVGSANILFLPSAGKLRLRLHEDQRIKEMTLEGVISIIEGMNPRMIEVKLQSFLAQNKKTTEGQQP; from the coding sequence ATGGATAAGAGCAGCTTTGGTGGAGTGGCACTTGCGTTTGCCGGCATAATTGCAGGGCTTCTAATCGAGGGTGGCCGTGTAGGCCAGATTCTTCAGCCTACAGCAGCCATGATTGTTCTTGGCGGAACGCTCGGCGCGGTTATGTTGCAGTTCCCGCTGACGACTATCGGCGCTGCTTTCAAGCGCCTAGCCAGCGTTTTCTTCACGAGAAAGGTCGATAACGACGCCACTGTGAAGCTGCTTCTGAGTTTCGCCAACAAGGCGCGGCGCAGCGGCATCGTTTCTCTCGATCAGGACCTGCCCACGATCTCGGATACATTTCTAAAGCAGGCGCTTACGCTTGCCGTGGATGGCACCGAACCTGCCGAGCTGCGCAAGATCATGGAGTTGCAGATCGACAACCATGCAGCGAGAGAAGAGGCCATACCCTCCGTTTTCGAGTCCGCGGGCGGATTCGCGCCAACCATCGGCATTATTGGCGCAGTGATGGGGCTGATCCAGGTCATGCAGCATCTTGACCACATTGATGAGGTGGGTCGCGGAATTGCCGTTGCTTTCGTCGCCACGATTTATGGCGTCGGTTCGGCAAACATCCTCTTTCTGCCTTCAGCGGGCAAGCTGCGCCTGCGGCTGCATGAAGACCAACGCATCAAGGAGATGACGCTCGAAGGAGTCATCTCGATCATTGAAGGCATGAATCCGCGCATGATCGAGGTGAAACTGCAAAGCTTTCTTGCTCAAAATAAGAAAACGACGGAAGGACAACAGCCATGA
- the kdpA gene encoding potassium-transporting ATPase subunit KdpA has protein sequence MTANGWLQSLIFFALLLALMRPLGIYIARVLEGERTFLSPVLRPIERLIYKLSGVRPEEEMNWREYSVALLLFSFVSMLLTYVIERAQHFLPWNPQHLAGVAPDLAWNTAASFTTNTNWQSYTPETTMSYFTQMVGLAYHNFLSAAVGIAVAIALVRGIARRESKTIGNFWADATRSILYILLPICLIYSGALIEQGVVQNLKSYTSVATLEQPSQTQTIAQGPVASQEAIKMLGTNGGGFFNANSAHPFENPTPLTNLLQMFSIFIIPAALTVTLGKMTGSSGHGWAVFACMSILFIAGFVTAYWAESQPHPLLHGVDQHVSTLQSGGNMEGKEVRFGISQSALFATVTTDASCGAVNSVHDSFTPLGGMVPMANIMLGEIVFGGVGAGLYGMLIYVVLSVFIAGLMVGRTPEYMGKKIESYDVKMAMLYVLIFPLIILTLTAISVLSPQMGLTSLTNNGPHGLSEILYAFTSSAGNNGSAFAGLSANTHWYNMSLGFTMLIGRFLMMVPMIAIAGNLAQKKSVPPSPGTFPVNTGLFTVLLTGVVLIVGALTFFPALSLGPILEHLLLHAGQLF, from the coding sequence ATGACAGCCAACGGTTGGCTCCAGTCCCTCATTTTTTTTGCCCTGCTGCTTGCGCTCATGCGTCCGCTGGGAATCTATATTGCGCGCGTGCTCGAAGGCGAGCGCACGTTTCTAAGCCCCGTTCTAAGGCCAATCGAAAGGCTCATTTACAAGCTCTCTGGGGTACGGCCGGAAGAAGAGATGAACTGGCGCGAATATTCCGTCGCGCTGCTTCTTTTCAGCTTCGTTTCCATGTTGCTGACTTACGTCATCGAACGGGCACAGCACTTCCTGCCATGGAACCCACAGCATCTCGCAGGTGTGGCGCCTGACTTAGCATGGAACACGGCTGCTTCCTTCACCACAAATACAAACTGGCAATCCTATACGCCAGAAACCACCATGAGCTATTTCACGCAAATGGTGGGTCTCGCCTATCACAACTTCTTGAGCGCGGCCGTTGGCATCGCCGTTGCGATAGCCCTGGTACGCGGCATTGCGCGCAGAGAATCGAAGACGATTGGTAATTTCTGGGCCGACGCAACGCGCTCAATTCTGTACATCCTGCTGCCAATTTGTCTGATTTATTCAGGCGCATTGATTGAGCAAGGCGTTGTGCAAAACCTGAAGAGCTATACCTCGGTTGCAACGCTGGAGCAACCAAGCCAAACACAAACCATCGCGCAGGGACCAGTCGCTTCCCAAGAAGCCATCAAAATGCTCGGCACAAATGGTGGCGGCTTCTTCAACGCGAACAGTGCTCACCCCTTTGAGAACCCGACGCCGCTCACGAATCTCCTTCAGATGTTTTCGATCTTCATCATCCCTGCCGCGCTCACGGTGACGCTCGGAAAGATGACAGGATCTTCAGGCCACGGATGGGCAGTCTTTGCCTGCATGTCCATCCTCTTCATTGCCGGATTTGTAACGGCCTACTGGGCTGAATCGCAACCTCATCCATTGCTGCATGGCGTAGATCAGCACGTTAGCACGCTGCAGTCTGGCGGAAACATGGAAGGCAAGGAAGTAAGATTCGGCATTTCACAGTCTGCTCTGTTTGCAACAGTCACAACGGATGCCAGTTGTGGTGCGGTCAATTCGGTGCATGACTCCTTCACGCCTCTAGGTGGCATGGTTCCGATGGCCAATATCATGCTCGGGGAAATCGTCTTCGGCGGAGTCGGCGCAGGGCTCTACGGCATGCTGATTTACGTCGTGCTGTCCGTATTTATTGCTGGGCTAATGGTAGGGCGCACGCCGGAATATATGGGGAAAAAGATCGAATCTTACGACGTAAAGATGGCGATGCTCTATGTGCTCATCTTTCCGCTCATCATTCTGACACTCACCGCAATCTCCGTGCTTTCACCCCAAATGGGACTGACCAGCCTGACGAACAACGGGCCTCATGGCTTAAGCGAGATTCTTTATGCCTTTACCTCCAGCGCAGGTAACAACGGTTCTGCATTCGCTGGATTAAGTGCCAACACGCACTGGTACAACATGAGCCTCGGGTTCACCATGCTCATCGGCCGATTCCTGATGATGGTTCCAATGATCGCCATAGCCGGGAACCTGGCACAAAAGAAGAGTGTGCCTCCGTCACCGGGAACGTTCCCCGTAAACACAGGCCTGTTCACTGTTCTGTTGACTGGTGTGGTCCTTATCGTTGGCGCGCTCACATTTTTCCCGGCTCTGAGCCTGGGACCCATCCTTGAGCACCTGCTGCTGCACGCAGGACAACTCTTCTAG
- the kdpB gene encoding potassium-transporting ATPase subunit KdpB: protein MAEKQSLWNPTILRQAIVGAFTKLHPRAMVKNPVMFVVEVGSVLTTALLIQDLIRHQPGFAFDLQITLWLWFTVLFANFAEAMAEGRGKAQADTLRKAKGETMAYRYRKDGSTEAVSSSQLRVDDIIKVEAGQFIAGDGEVIEGVASVDESAITGESAPVIREAGGDRSAVTGGTRVLSDWIKIRITSNPGETFLDRMIALVEGAERQKTPNEIALSILLSGLTIVFLLAVATLQPFAIYSHAPQTIFVLVSLLVCLIPTTIGGLLSAIGIAGMDRLVQYNVLAMSGRAVEAAGDVNTLLLDKTGTITLGNRQATEFLPAPGISTERLADAAQLASLSDETPEGRSIVVLAKEKYNLRGRDLTGMQAEFVPFSAQTRMSGVNLPGTIIRKGSADAIARHLEQEGSSLPRKVTDKVEEIARLGGTPLVVSDNSTALGVVYLKDIVKGGLKDRLARLRAMGIRTIMITGDNPLTAAVIAREAGVDDFLAEAKPKDKMDLIKREQGKGKLVAMTGDGTNDAPALAQADVGVAMNSGTQAAKEAGNMVDLDSNPTKLIEIVEIGKQLLMTRGALTTFSIANDVAKYFAIIPAMFAGVFPVLNALNVMHLKTPHSAILSAVIFNAIIIIALVPLALRGVKYEPKSAQALLRRNLIIYGIGGIIVPFVGIKLIDIVLNGLHLI, encoded by the coding sequence ATGGCAGAAAAACAGAGTCTCTGGAATCCAACTATTTTGCGCCAGGCGATTGTTGGCGCGTTTACCAAACTCCATCCACGCGCCATGGTCAAGAATCCGGTCATGTTCGTCGTGGAGGTTGGGAGTGTCCTTACTACGGCGCTCCTGATTCAAGATCTCATCCGGCACCAGCCTGGGTTTGCATTCGATCTGCAGATCACCCTGTGGCTGTGGTTCACTGTCCTATTCGCCAATTTCGCAGAGGCCATGGCAGAGGGCCGGGGCAAAGCGCAAGCTGACACGCTGCGTAAGGCCAAAGGCGAAACCATGGCCTATCGGTACAGGAAAGACGGTAGTACCGAAGCCGTTTCCAGCTCTCAGCTTCGCGTCGACGACATCATTAAAGTTGAAGCTGGACAGTTCATCGCCGGCGACGGCGAAGTCATCGAAGGTGTGGCATCCGTCGACGAGTCGGCCATCACTGGTGAATCGGCTCCAGTCATCCGCGAAGCCGGTGGTGACCGTTCCGCGGTCACAGGCGGAACGCGAGTACTCTCCGACTGGATCAAGATTCGCATCACGTCGAATCCAGGTGAGACGTTTCTAGACCGCATGATCGCGCTTGTCGAAGGCGCTGAACGACAGAAGACACCGAACGAGATTGCCTTAAGCATTCTGCTCTCAGGCCTGACGATCGTCTTTCTTCTGGCCGTCGCTACATTGCAGCCGTTTGCGATTTACTCGCACGCGCCGCAGACGATTTTTGTGTTGGTCTCGCTGCTCGTATGCCTCATCCCAACCACGATCGGCGGACTGCTCTCGGCAATTGGAATCGCCGGTATGGACAGGTTGGTGCAATACAACGTCCTGGCCATGTCAGGGCGCGCCGTCGAAGCTGCAGGCGATGTAAATACGCTGCTGCTCGACAAGACTGGAACCATTACCCTCGGCAACCGTCAGGCAACTGAGTTTCTCCCAGCTCCAGGCATCAGCACAGAGCGCCTCGCCGATGCAGCCCAGCTCGCATCGCTTTCCGATGAAACACCGGAAGGCCGTTCCATCGTTGTTCTCGCGAAGGAAAAATACAACCTGCGCGGACGCGATCTGACGGGCATGCAAGCTGAGTTCGTTCCATTCAGCGCTCAGACTCGCATGTCAGGCGTGAACCTCCCAGGAACCATAATTCGTAAAGGCTCCGCCGACGCAATCGCGCGTCACCTGGAACAGGAAGGCTCAAGCCTCCCACGAAAAGTCACCGATAAGGTTGAGGAGATCGCCCGGCTGGGCGGAACGCCACTGGTCGTTTCAGATAACAGCACCGCGCTCGGGGTCGTGTATCTGAAGGACATTGTGAAGGGCGGTCTCAAGGACCGGCTTGCTCGTCTCCGCGCCATGGGCATTCGCACCATCATGATCACCGGCGACAATCCTCTGACCGCAGCAGTGATTGCGCGGGAGGCAGGCGTAGACGACTTCCTTGCCGAAGCGAAGCCGAAAGACAAAATGGATTTGATCAAGCGCGAGCAGGGCAAAGGAAAGCTCGTTGCCATGACCGGAGACGGCACCAACGATGCTCCCGCTCTCGCTCAGGCCGACGTAGGCGTGGCCATGAATTCCGGCACGCAGGCTGCAAAGGAAGCCGGAAACATGGTCGACCTCGATTCCAACCCGACGAAACTGATCGAAATTGTCGAGATCGGCAAGCAGTTGCTCATGACCCGGGGAGCGCTTACGACCTTCTCTATTGCCAACGACGTAGCAAAGTATTTCGCAATCATCCCGGCCATGTTCGCAGGTGTTTTTCCAGTGCTGAACGCGCTCAACGTCATGCATTTGAAGACTCCGCACTCAGCGATTTTGTCGGCTGTCATCTTCAACGCCATCATTATCATTGCGCTCGTCCCACTTGCTCTGCGCGGAGTGAAATATGAGCCGAAGTCCGCACAGGCGCTGCTTCGCCGCAACCTCATCATCTACGGCATCGGTGGCATCATCGTTCCGTTCGTTGGTATCAAGCTCATCGACATTGTTTTAAATGGGCTGCACCTGATCTAA
- the kdpC gene encoding potassium-transporting ATPase subunit KdpC: MQKALIISIRFTLVTTLLLGIAYPLAVTAFGHLVFRDRADGQLITRNGQVIGSRIIGQSFSSDKYFHSRPSAAGNGYDATSSGGSNLAASNQKLVSRIQGDVAKYQQDGNSQPVPIDLVTVSGSGLDPDISPAAALFQVKRVAQARNLTEDEVHSLVESHIQPRQFGVLGEPRVNVLELNLALDQLQR, from the coding sequence ATGCAAAAAGCACTCATCATTTCGATTCGCTTCACACTTGTAACCACGCTATTGCTGGGAATCGCCTATCCTCTGGCTGTCACTGCTTTTGGACACCTGGTCTTTCGAGACAGGGCTGATGGGCAGCTCATCACCAGGAATGGTCAGGTTATTGGCTCCAGAATCATCGGACAAAGCTTCTCCAGCGACAAGTATTTCCATAGCCGTCCGTCGGCTGCGGGCAACGGTTACGATGCGACCTCATCTGGCGGCTCGAATCTCGCGGCGTCCAATCAGAAGCTTGTCTCTCGCATCCAGGGCGATGTCGCAAAGTATCAGCAGGATGGGAACAGCCAACCGGTGCCAATTGATCTGGTAACTGTTTCAGGCTCGGGGCTGGATCCGGATATTTCACCGGCTGCGGCACTCTTTCAGGTAAAGCGCGTCGCACAAGCGCGCAATCTGACGGAGGACGAGGTTCATAGCCTTGTCGAGTCTCACATCCAGCCGCGTCAGTTCGGCGTGCTCGGAGAACCACGCGTCAACGTGCTTGAGTTGAATCTGGCACTGGATCAACTACAGAGGTGA
- a CDS encoding flagellar FlbD family protein — MIELTRLNGQAMIVNCDLIKYVESSPDTMLTLIHGEKIVVSEPSEEVVRRISAYRAMLLIQVLAQISSGSVSDLANIAASGASLRALAAEQAIHSGELPDGSEDTAQQRRRRNELL, encoded by the coding sequence ATGATTGAACTTACCCGGCTCAATGGACAGGCAATGATCGTGAATTGCGATCTGATTAAGTATGTGGAGTCGTCGCCGGACACCATGCTCACCCTGATCCACGGCGAAAAGATTGTCGTGTCGGAGCCAAGCGAAGAAGTGGTGCGGCGCATCTCGGCGTATCGCGCGATGCTTCTGATTCAGGTACTCGCTCAGATCTCTTCGGGCAGTGTGAGTGACCTGGCAAATATCGCAGCGAGCGGCGCAAGCCTGCGCGCCCTGGCAGCGGAACAGGCCATCCATTCCGGAGAGTTGCCCGACGGATCAGAAGACACTGCGCAGCAACGCCGGCGCAGAAACGAATTGTTGTAA
- a CDS encoding secondary thiamine-phosphate synthase enzyme YjbQ has product MTSMTGTVKTCTEYLFFNTKKRREMVLLTPRLEEIVDKSGIRDGFCFVSAMHITAAIYVNDLEDGLIADIQEWLEELAPARPDYRHHQTGEDNADAHLKALLLHHEVTLPITNGKLDLGTWQQVFYAEFDGQRRKRVIVKLMGVV; this is encoded by the coding sequence ATGACGAGCATGACAGGGACAGTGAAAACCTGCACCGAGTACCTCTTTTTCAACACGAAGAAGCGGCGCGAGATGGTGCTGCTAACACCGCGCCTTGAAGAGATAGTCGACAAAAGCGGAATTCGTGACGGCTTCTGCTTCGTTTCAGCGATGCACATCACTGCTGCCATATACGTAAACGACTTGGAGGACGGTCTGATCGCCGATATTCAAGAGTGGCTGGAAGAGCTGGCGCCTGCGCGGCCGGACTATCGTCATCATCAGACCGGGGAAGACAATGCGGATGCGCATTTGAAAGCGCTTCTGCTGCATCATGAAGTGACATTGCCGATAACGAATGGCAAACTCGATCTCGGCACGTGGCAGCAAGTGTTCTATGCCGAATTCGATGGGCAGAGACGCAAGCGCGTCATTGTGAAACTTATGGGAGTGGTCTAG
- a CDS encoding potassium-transporting ATPase subunit F — MSILTLIIVAVTVLMMVYLVVTLLYPEKF; from the coding sequence ATGAGCATACTTACGCTAATCATCGTTGCTGTCACCGTCCTGATGATGGTCTATCTCGTGGTGACATTGCTTTATCCGGAGAAGTTCTGA